In Raphanus sativus cultivar WK10039 chromosome 5, ASM80110v3, whole genome shotgun sequence, the following proteins share a genomic window:
- the LOC108860430 gene encoding protein DELAY OF GERMINATION 1 isoform X1 — translation MSQETAIESFKKFQHSWVEQIHHHLNHLRSVQNHHRNSATGDEQRLKEAVERAMELCREYHRAKLVTTEKDVIGLMAAPWSSALERSLHWVGDWRPTTLFHLVYTESSILFESRIVDILRGFRTGDLSDLSPSQFRFKFVKGRTVSELQCETVKEENAITEELSEWQDDASDLVMGTVSDLDQRIRRLGEIVHRADDLRLRTITGVVELLSPLQQAEFLIAAAELRTGVSGWGSSHDRRRSSNV, via the exons ATGAGCCAAGAGACAGCGATAGAAAGCTTCAAGAAATTTCAACACTCATGGGTAGAGCAGATACACCACCACCTCAACCACCTGCGCTCCGTCCAAAACCACCACCGTAACTCTGCTACCGGTGACGAGCAACGGCTGAAGGAAGCGGTGGAGAGAGCTATGGAACTTTGTAGAGAGTACCACAGGGCGAAGTTGGTCACAACGGAGAAAGATGTGATCGGACTTATGGCTGCTCCTTGGTCTTCTGCTCTTGAAAGGTCGCTCCATTGGGTTGGTGATTGGCGACCAACTACCTTGTTTCATCTGGTTTACACCGAGTCTAGTATTTTGTTTGAGTCTCGTATCGTTGATATTCTCCGGGGGTTTCGCACCGGTGATCTCAGTGATCTATCTCCTTCTCAATTCAG gttTAAATTTGTCAAAGGCAGGACGGTGAGTGAGCTACAATGTGAGACGGTGAAGGAAGAGAATGCGATAACGGAAGAGTTATCGGAGTGGCAAGACGACGCGAGCGATCTCGTCATGGGGACGGTGTCTGATCTCGACCAGAGGATACGACGGCTAGGAGAGATCGTTCATCGAGCCGATGATCTACGACTGAGAACGATCACAGGTGTGGTGGAGCTCCTAAGTCCGCTGCAACAAGCCGAGTTTCTCATTGCTGCTGCTGAGCTTCGTACCGGCGTTTCTGGTTGGGGTAGTAGCCACGACCGTCGTCGAAGTTCCAATGTCTAA
- the LOC108862570 gene encoding protein trichome birefringence-like 41, which yields MGLQDNVISYGSALVLSLLLLLPLLAKGCDMFTGQWVKDASYPLYDPSTCPFIRREFACKKNGRPDLDYPTFRWQPHGCELARFNGVDFLQKNRGKKIMFVGDSLSLNQWQSLTCMLHSSVPKSPYTITTQGTITTFTFQEYGVEIKIDRNEYLVDIVSEKIGNVMKLDSINDGKNWLGMDTLIFNTWHWWSRKSWDYIQIGRNITKDMDRMEAFEIALGTWGKWVDTVVDTRKTRVFFQGISPSHYNGTLWGEPTAHSCEGQKEPLLGTNYPGGLPPEVGVLKRALGKITKPVTLLDITMLSLLRKDGHPSIYGLGGRNDCSHWCLSGVPDTWNEILYNYML from the exons ATGGGTTTACAGGATAACGTCATTTCCTATGGCTCTGCATTAGTGTTATCGCTGCTCCTCCTCCTTCCTCTTCTTGCAAAGGGATGTGATATGTTTACGGGACAGTGGGTGAAGGATGCTTCCTACCCTCTCTACGATCCCTCCACGTGTCCATTCATAAGGCGCGAGTTCGCTTGCAAGAAAAATGGACGACCCGATCTCGACTACCCTACCTTCAGATGGCAACCACACGGCTGCGAATTAGCAAG GTTCAATGGAGTAGATTTTTTGCAGAAAAATAGAGGGAAGAAGATAATGTTTGTAGGTGATTCTCTTAGCCTAAACCAATGGCAGTCTTTGACATGTATGCTTCACTCTTCAGTTCCCAAGTCTCCCTATACTATAACCACACAAGGCACTATCACAACCTTCACATTCCAG GAGTATGGAGTTGAAATAAAGATTGATAGGAATGAGTATTTGGTAGATATTGTGAGTGAGAAGATTGGGAACGTGATGAAGCTTGATTCGATCAACGATGGAAAGAATTGGTTAGGAATGGATACACTGATTTTCAACACTTGGCATTGGTGGAGCCGAAAATC ATGGGATTATATTCAAATAGGACGTAACATTACAAAAGACATGGACCGCATGGAGGCATTCGAAATCGCACTTGGAACGTGGGGCAAATGGGTCGATACCGTGGTAGATACTAGAAAAACTAGAGTATTTTTCCAAGGAATTTCACCATCTCATTACAA TGGAACTCTATGGGGTGAACCAACGGCACATAGTTGCGAGGGACAGAAGGAACCACTTTTGGGGACAAATTATCCAGGAGGATTGCCACCAGAAGTTGGAGTTTTGAAGAGAGCACTCGGGAAAATTACCAAACCGGTGACTTTGCTAGACATTACTATGCTTTCATTGCTTCGAAAAGATGGTCACCCTTCCATTTACGGTCTAGGCGGCCGCAATGATTGCAGCCACTGGTGTCTCTCTGGCGTACCGGATACTTGGAATGAGATTCTTTACAATTATATGCTTTAG
- the LOC108862972 gene encoding uncharacterized protein LOC108862972: MLGKDLSFSKTLNPSFSLFPLSTPKSPPNSSARRTVSVSPLTKTNSPLSVKSSDLFLPKDGGFFRRDVRALAGRSKKKPGGGSSGGRIEGDSDARKQAKRNAREKSKKLAESLFYRLYNNPDKTRTSILSSHPDKFTEDELEMIGLGYDRMVRFMDKDDPRLRHPHDWFKYGEFGPYSWRGVVVGDPVRGTISDECVTMIGEVDNHEGFEKIEQHEMNVAFQKRVKELDSGGVGLRYFWVFVRHPKWRLSELPWEQWTLVSEVVVEVDKKKRLDKWNLMGRLGNKSRSLICKCAAWFRPDIVYVKKPVFQCRFEPQEDFFNSIMPYLNPVTEAGYVFEVEDDDGGVEFSTYYGGLCKMLKVRQTAFVDDVVKAYEKCSDEKKSRVLKFLLGNHPVELLHPYTKEWKAKLEEMELGCDAPDEEEDEVINSGSSEKAEFSEWVEDEGDDSEMEEEEEEDEDDNMVVDVEGNVEEDSFESEADEADPEEDERYWEEQFKKATSNAERMEKLAEMSMAVSDKFYEKQLKAMAEREDDGEMGLGGDELEMRGKKAKVKPEEWKTVGYGRWMKKIKKSRIPPELFLRAAVRPFVYRNLVKEIVLTRHAILEGEIGQKE; the protein is encoded by the coding sequence ATGTTGGGGAAAGATTTATCCttttctaaaaccctaaaccctagcTTCTCCCTCTTCCCTCTCTCCACCCCTAAATCTCCACCCAACTCCTCCGCACGAAGAACCGTATCCGTCTCGCCCCTCACCAAGACGAACTCTCCGTTAAGCGTCAAAAGCTCCGACCTTTTCCTCCCAAAAGATGGCGGCTTCTTCCGGCGAGACGTTCGCGCACTAGCGGGGCGGAGCAAGAAGAAACCCGGAGGAGGCTCGTCGGGCGGGAGGATAGAAGGAGACTCGGACGCGAGGAAGCAGGCGAAGCGCAACGCTCGGGAGAAGTCGAAGAAGCTAGCGGAGTCTCTGTTCTACCGCCTCTACAACAACCCCGACAAGACTCGGACCAGCATCCTCAGCAGCCACCCGGACAAGTTCACGGAGGACGAGCTGGAGATGATCGGGCTCGGCTACGACAGGATGGTCCGGTTCATGGATAAGGACGACCCGAGATTACGCCATCCTCACGACTGGTTCAAGTACGGCGAGTTTGGTCCGTACTCGTGGCGTGGTGTTGTCGTTGGGGATCCGGTTCGAGGGACGATCTCTGACGAGTGTGTGACTATGATCGGGGAGGTGGATAATCACGAGGGGTTTGAGAAGATTGAGCAGCATGAGATGAATGTCGCGTTTCAGAAACGGGTCAAGGAGTTGGATTCGGGTGGGGTTGGTTTGAGGTATTTTTGGGTTTTCGTTAGGCATCCTAAGTGGAGGTTGAGTGAGTTGCCGTGGGAGCAGTGGACGTTGGTGAGTGAGGTTGTTGTGGAGGTGGATAAGAAGAAGAGGCTTGATAAGTGGAACTTGATGGGGAGGTTGGGGAACAAGTCGAGGTCTTTGATATGTAAGTGCGCGGCTTGGTTTAGGCCTGATATTGTCTATGTGAAGAAGCCTGTGTTTCAGTGTAGGTTCGAGCCTCAGGAGGATTTTTTCAACTCGATTATGCCTTATTTGAACCCTGTGACGGAGGCTGGGTACGTGTTTGAGGTGGAGGATGATGATGGTGGGGTGGAGTTTAGTACTTACTACGGTGGGTTGTGTAAGATGTTGAAGGTGAGGCAGACGGCTTTTGTGGATGATGTGGTGAAGGCTTATGAGAAGTGTAGCGATGAGAAGAAGTCTAGGGTTTTGAAGTTTTTGCTTGGGAACCATCCTGTTGAGCTTTTGCATCCGTATACGAAAGAGTGGAAAGCGAAGCTGGAGGAGATGGAGCTAGGGTGTGATGCTCCggatgaggaggaggatgaggTGATTAATAGTGGGAGCTCGGAGAAGGCTGAGTTTTCTGAATGGGTTGAAGATGAAGGTGATGATAGCGAgatggaggaggaagaagaagaagatgaagatgataaCATGGTTGTGGATGTGGAAGGAAACGTGGAGGAAGACAGTTTTGAAAGTGAAGCAGATGAGGCTGATCCGGAAGAGGATGAGAGGTATTGGGAAGAGCAATTCAAGAAAGCGACAAGCAACGCAGAGAGGATGGAGAAGCTTGCGGAGATGAGCATGGCGGTGTCAGATAAGTTTTATGAGAAGCAGTTGAAGGCAATGGCGGAAAGAGAAGATGATGGAGAGATGGGATTGGGAGGAGATGAGTTGGAGATGAGAGGTAAGAAGGCGAAAGTGAAGCCAGAGGAATGGAAGACAGTAGGATATGGAAGGtggatgaagaagataaagaagagtagAATCCCACCTGAGCTCTTTCTTCGTGCTGCTGTTAGGCCCTTTGTTTACAGAAACCTTGTGAAAGAGATTGTTCTGACAAGACACGCCATTTTAGAAGGCGAGATTGGTCAGAAAGAGTGA
- the LOC108856184 gene encoding protein GRAVITROPIC IN THE LIGHT 1 isoform X2, which translates to METVKPLDVVTSGKGKLRRAFVKVINIKKLTGVVPEGDKVDKDLVKNAANLSESFDKLEEEYEKRLAMEALLAKLFATVSSIKSAYAQLQYAQSPYDPAGIQRADGLVVSELKTLSELKQSFLKKEFDAYPDRTLALAEIQELRSLLKTYEITGKKMECQLKLKDSEIIFLKEKFQESLSQNKSMEKRLLNQSGPLDRNSPSHFVTYLHHTVKSIRGFVKVMIEQMRFAGWDVVTAADSIQSGVLYYKQDHTCFAFEHFVCKVMFEAFHLPYFSTESSSSKSSREMFFERFSELRSVKAREYITSRPKSRFSRFCRGKYLQLVHPRMELAFFGHNQVSTAGEFPETSFCAAFLEMARRVWLLHCLAFSFDPEEASIFRVSEGSRFSEVYMRSVSEESLLLSESEPRVAFTVVPGFRIGKTSIQCEVYLSRSKSTPCGSDKDP; encoded by the coding sequence ATGGAGACTGTGAAGCCATTGGATGTTGTTACTTCAGGAAAAGGAAAACTGAGACGCGCGTTTGTGAAAGTTATCAACATTAAAAAGCTAACCGGTGTGGTTCCAGAAGGTGACAAGGTAGATAAAGACTTAGTGAAGAATGCTGCAAATCTTTCAGAGTCATTCGACAAGCTGGAGGAAGAGTACGAGAAAAGACTCGCCATGGAAGCTCTTCTCGCAAAGCTATTCGCTACGGTCTCTTCCATAAAGTCAGCTTACGCGCAGCTGCAGTACGCTCAGTCACCGTACGATCCAGCTGGGATACAGAGAGCAGACGGCTTGGTGGTCTCGGAGCTGAAGACATTGTCTGAACTCAAACAGAGCTTCTTGAAGAAAGAGTTCGATGCTTACCCCGATAGAACTCTAGCTCTCGCCGAGATTCAAGAGCTGAGAAGCTTGCTAAAGACTTACGAGATCACGGGGAAGAAGATGGAGTGTCAGCTGAAGCTTAAAGACTCTGAGATCATCTTCCTCAAAGAGAAGTTTCAAGAATCGTTGTCTCAGAACAAGTCGATGGAGAAGAGACTACTTAACCAAAGCGGTCCACTGGATCGTAACAGTCCGTCTCATTTCGTTACTTACCTCCACCACACAGTCAAATCGATCAGAGGATTCGTCAAAGTAATGATCGAGCAGATGAGGTTCGCGGGGTGGGACGTCGTTACAGCAGCTGATTCGATACAGAGTGGAGTCTTGTACTACAAGCAAGACCACACGTGTTTCGCCTTCGAGCATTTCGTTTGTAAAGTAATGTTCGAAGCCTTTCATCTACCTTACTTCTCAACCGAATCATCATCGAGTAAGAGCAGCAGAGAGATGTTCTTCGAGAGGTTCAGTGAGCTCAGATCAGTGAAAGCGAGAGAGTATATCACGTCACGGCCTAAGTCGAGATTCTCGAGGTTCTGCAGAGGGAAGTATCTGCAGCTCGTGCATCCGAGGATGGAGCTCGCGTTCTTCGGACACAACCAGGTCTCCACCGCCGGGGAGTTTCCGGAGACGAGTTTCTGCGCCGCGTTTTTGGAGATGGCGAGACGGGTTTGGCTCTTGCATTGCCTCGCGTTCTCTTTCGACCCCGAAGAAGCTTCGATCTTTCGAGTTTCCGAGGGTTCTAGGTTCTCGGAAGTGTACATGAGGAGCGTGTCGGAAGAGAGCTTGTTGTTGTCGGAATCTGAGCCGAGAGTTGCGTTTACTGTGGTTCCTGGGTTTAGAATCGGGAAGACTTCGATACAGTGCGAGGTTTACCTGTCTCGTTCCAAGTCAACGCCTTGTGGATCTGATAAAGATCCGTAA
- the LOC108860430 gene encoding protein DELAY OF GERMINATION 1 isoform X2 — protein MSQETAIESFKKFQHSWVEQIHHHLNHLRSVQNHHRNSATGDEQRLKEAVERAMELCREYHRAKLVTTEKDVIGLMAAPWSSALERSLHWVGDWRPTTLFHLVYTESSILFESRIVDILRGFRTGDLSDLSPSQFRTVSELQCETVKEENAITEELSEWQDDASDLVMGTVSDLDQRIRRLGEIVHRADDLRLRTITGVVELLSPLQQAEFLIAAAELRTGVSGWGSSHDRRRSSNV, from the exons ATGAGCCAAGAGACAGCGATAGAAAGCTTCAAGAAATTTCAACACTCATGGGTAGAGCAGATACACCACCACCTCAACCACCTGCGCTCCGTCCAAAACCACCACCGTAACTCTGCTACCGGTGACGAGCAACGGCTGAAGGAAGCGGTGGAGAGAGCTATGGAACTTTGTAGAGAGTACCACAGGGCGAAGTTGGTCACAACGGAGAAAGATGTGATCGGACTTATGGCTGCTCCTTGGTCTTCTGCTCTTGAAAGGTCGCTCCATTGGGTTGGTGATTGGCGACCAACTACCTTGTTTCATCTGGTTTACACCGAGTCTAGTATTTTGTTTGAGTCTCGTATCGTTGATATTCTCCGGGGGTTTCGCACCGGTGATCTCAGTGATCTATCTCCTTCTCAATTCAG GACGGTGAGTGAGCTACAATGTGAGACGGTGAAGGAAGAGAATGCGATAACGGAAGAGTTATCGGAGTGGCAAGACGACGCGAGCGATCTCGTCATGGGGACGGTGTCTGATCTCGACCAGAGGATACGACGGCTAGGAGAGATCGTTCATCGAGCCGATGATCTACGACTGAGAACGATCACAGGTGTGGTGGAGCTCCTAAGTCCGCTGCAACAAGCCGAGTTTCTCATTGCTGCTGCTGAGCTTCGTACCGGCGTTTCTGGTTGGGGTAGTAGCCACGACCGTCGTCGAAGTTCCAATGTCTAA
- the LOC108856184 gene encoding protein GRAVITROPIC IN THE LIGHT 1 isoform X1, producing MMETVKPLDVVTSGKGKLRRAFVKVINIKKLTGVVPEGDKVDKDLVKNAANLSESFDKLEEEYEKRLAMEALLAKLFATVSSIKSAYAQLQYAQSPYDPAGIQRADGLVVSELKTLSELKQSFLKKEFDAYPDRTLALAEIQELRSLLKTYEITGKKMECQLKLKDSEIIFLKEKFQESLSQNKSMEKRLLNQSGPLDRNSPSHFVTYLHHTVKSIRGFVKVMIEQMRFAGWDVVTAADSIQSGVLYYKQDHTCFAFEHFVCKVMFEAFHLPYFSTESSSSKSSREMFFERFSELRSVKAREYITSRPKSRFSRFCRGKYLQLVHPRMELAFFGHNQVSTAGEFPETSFCAAFLEMARRVWLLHCLAFSFDPEEASIFRVSEGSRFSEVYMRSVSEESLLLSESEPRVAFTVVPGFRIGKTSIQCEVYLSRSKSTPCGSDKDP from the exons ATG ATGGAGACTGTGAAGCCATTGGATGTTGTTACTTCAGGAAAAGGAAAACTGAGACGCGCGTTTGTGAAAGTTATCAACATTAAAAAGCTAACCGGTGTGGTTCCAGAAGGTGACAAGGTAGATAAAGACTTAGTGAAGAATGCTGCAAATCTTTCAGAGTCATTCGACAAGCTGGAGGAAGAGTACGAGAAAAGACTCGCCATGGAAGCTCTTCTCGCAAAGCTATTCGCTACGGTCTCTTCCATAAAGTCAGCTTACGCGCAGCTGCAGTACGCTCAGTCACCGTACGATCCAGCTGGGATACAGAGAGCAGACGGCTTGGTGGTCTCGGAGCTGAAGACATTGTCTGAACTCAAACAGAGCTTCTTGAAGAAAGAGTTCGATGCTTACCCCGATAGAACTCTAGCTCTCGCCGAGATTCAAGAGCTGAGAAGCTTGCTAAAGACTTACGAGATCACGGGGAAGAAGATGGAGTGTCAGCTGAAGCTTAAAGACTCTGAGATCATCTTCCTCAAAGAGAAGTTTCAAGAATCGTTGTCTCAGAACAAGTCGATGGAGAAGAGACTACTTAACCAAAGCGGTCCACTGGATCGTAACAGTCCGTCTCATTTCGTTACTTACCTCCACCACACAGTCAAATCGATCAGAGGATTCGTCAAAGTAATGATCGAGCAGATGAGGTTCGCGGGGTGGGACGTCGTTACAGCAGCTGATTCGATACAGAGTGGAGTCTTGTACTACAAGCAAGACCACACGTGTTTCGCCTTCGAGCATTTCGTTTGTAAAGTAATGTTCGAAGCCTTTCATCTACCTTACTTCTCAACCGAATCATCATCGAGTAAGAGCAGCAGAGAGATGTTCTTCGAGAGGTTCAGTGAGCTCAGATCAGTGAAAGCGAGAGAGTATATCACGTCACGGCCTAAGTCGAGATTCTCGAGGTTCTGCAGAGGGAAGTATCTGCAGCTCGTGCATCCGAGGATGGAGCTCGCGTTCTTCGGACACAACCAGGTCTCCACCGCCGGGGAGTTTCCGGAGACGAGTTTCTGCGCCGCGTTTTTGGAGATGGCGAGACGGGTTTGGCTCTTGCATTGCCTCGCGTTCTCTTTCGACCCCGAAGAAGCTTCGATCTTTCGAGTTTCCGAGGGTTCTAGGTTCTCGGAAGTGTACATGAGGAGCGTGTCGGAAGAGAGCTTGTTGTTGTCGGAATCTGAGCCGAGAGTTGCGTTTACTGTGGTTCCTGGGTTTAGAATCGGGAAGACTTCGATACAGTGCGAGGTTTACCTGTCTCGTTCCAAGTCAACGCCTTGTGGATCTGATAAAGATCCGTAA
- the LOC108857110 gene encoding uncharacterized protein LOC108857110, translating to MAKRIHLTELGCIACEELTELGAGKEGWLVNNPNLLSALDSHSVALANRFLILIVNWADPDSPRVKIRPDLSPIEAESITSIEWLVFDDVRVVVAGTSCGYLLVYSIAGDLIHKQLVHPSRVLKLRVRGTKKDLMQETSSEEISIVLPGIIARFDGSNIQSMLQKWFQEKNSNFWDQKSNKKGDPGEDTESLHQRLPYQIWNVNKNGVCVDATITGIMPPPLLEHQSSQRYYCAVTIGEDAVISAYRLSEDRGRSLVGAILSKVVPAAASTIASFSKLIWRSNDQSPKRKPETKTQSFARASSLTCIKDYPRKGEKLTLSPSGTLAAITDSLGRILLLDTQALVVVRLWKGYRDASCVFMEMLAKKDKGKSVFHSEPVKSDYCLCLAIHAPRKGIIEVWQMRTGPRLLTIQCAKGSKLLQPAYRFGSNSSSSPYIPLEVFLLNGDSGQVSMLNRSLS from the exons ATGGCGAAGAGGATACACCTGACGGAACTAGGCTGCATCGCGTGCGAGGAGCTCACCGAGCTCGGCGCGGGAAAAGAAGGGTGGCTTGTGAACAATCCAAACCTCCTCTCCGCGCTCGATTCCCACTCTGTAGCCCTCGCCAATCGATTCCTCATCCTGATCGTGAATTGGGCTGATCCCGATTCCCCTCGCGTCAAGATCAGACCCGATCTGTCTCCCATCGAGGCGGAATCGATCACGTCGATCGAGTGGTTAGTGTTCGACGACGTCAGAGTCGTCGTCGCCGGTACCTCCTGTGGATATCTCCTGGTTTACTCTATCGCCGGTGATCTGATTCATAAGCAG TTGGTGCATCCGAGCCGTGTATTGAAGCTAAGAGTACGTGGAACTAAGAAAGATTTGATGCAAGAGACATCCTCTGAGGAGATCAGCATCGTGTTGCCTGGCATTATTGCTCGCTTTGACGGCTCTAACATTCAG AGTATGCTTCAGAAATGgtttcaagaaaaaaattcaaacttttgGGACCAAAAGAGTAATAAAAAGGGTGATCCGGGGGAAGATACGGAGAGTTTGCACCAACGATTACCTTATCAGATATGGAATGTTAATAAGAATGGTGTGTGCGTTGATGCTACTATCACTGGCATTATGCCTCCTCCTTTACTGGAACATCAG TCAAGTCAACGTTATTACTGTGCAGTGACCATTGGAGAGGATGCTGTAATCTCGGCTTACAG GCTCTCTGAAGATAGAGGTAGATCGCTTGTTGGAGCGATTCTATCAAAAGTCGTGCCTGCAGCTGCTTCAACCATTGCTTCTTTTTCAAAACTGATATGGAGAAGTAATGATCAGTCACCGAAGCGAAAGCCAGAAACCAAGACTCAATCATTCGCTCGAG CATCATCCTTGACGTGTATAAAGGACTACCCGAGGAAAGGAGAGAAGCTGACGTTATCCCCGAGTGGGACATTAGCTGCTATAACAGATTCTCTTGGTCGTATACTTCTGCTAGACACTCAAGCTCTAGTTGTTGTCCGTCTATGGAAG GGTTATCGTGACGCTAGCTGCGTGTTCATGGAGATGTTAGCCAAGAAAGATAAAGGCAAATCTGTATTCCACTCAGAGCCGGTGAAAAGCGATTACTGTCTATGCTTAGCCATTCACGCGCCACGCAAAGGCATCATCGAG GTGTGGCAGATGAGGACGGGGCCACGTCTTCTAACGATTCAGTGTGCGAAAGGTAGCAAACTGTTGCAGCCTGCGTATAGGTTTGGATCAAactcttcatcttctccttacATTCCTCTTGAAGTCTTCTTACTCAATGGAGATTCCGGCCAAGTCTCTATGCTCAACCGATCTCTATCTTAA
- the LOC108862971 gene encoding LOW QUALITY PROTEIN: polynucleotide 3'-phosphatase ZDP (The sequence of the model RefSeq protein was modified relative to this genomic sequence to represent the inferred CDS: inserted 3 bases in 2 codons): MYVLIFRVNYNSTVFFYFKMAGXYDRSPNFLEISPNGQMVLTCFAXYQSHSSSSLLSINHCFSPLFREQRGGKHLYNRYIWRTTAKKKMPIVAEYAKSNRSSCKACSKAIASKTLRVGLISKGPGGFDMTRWHHLDCFPTDSVPIASVDDVKGLSALEKEDQDALANLVEQCGGPAQEVDEKKEEEEVKHPGSDEISGEKKIKEAKSSSASANVFAEYAKSSRSSCKKCSQTIAAKEMRLGMATRDSRGFDRTKWHHMSCFSFESVPIDSVEDIGGFSSLQSDDQDALKELVLQCGKKTSVDMEEDNDESVADKGLTEETNKRKHSQVDEEEETKKPGSDELSGQKIKEKKGSSASSKVVAEYAKSSRSSCKKCSQPIAAKELRLGIVTRDSRGFDMTKWHHMSCFPVESDPVDSVDHIGGFSSLQNGDQDALKELIQKCVNKTLKMDEDKEETGTDYHQTEETNKRKHSQVGEMVVEDEVQTNANPPSTRKPKMDTSESTSQVVAEAEICLSASDVKEKYRDASLSPKWKAFETVIFLERDDGLNDSEKIAAFDFDGCLANTSVKKVGADAWSLMYPSIPKKLQSLYSEGYKLVIFTNESNIDRWKNKRQAAVDSKIGRLNGFIKRVEVPIQVFIACGVASSGGKDDLYRKPKPGMWQLMKKHFNSGIEIDMDNSFYVGDAAGRKGDHSDADIKFAQANGLKFFTPEEYFID, translated from the exons ATGTACGTCCTTATATTCCGGGTAAATTACAATTCCACAGTCTTCTTCTACTTCAAAATGGCGGG ATATGACCGGAGCCCTAATTTTCTCGAAATCTCCCCCAATGGGCAAATGGTTTTAACCTGCTTCG TCTATCAGTCccactcttcttcttcccttctttcGATTAACCACTGTTTCAGTCCCCTCTTCCGAGAGCAACGAGGAGGAAAGCATCTCTACAATCGTTACATCTGGAGAACAAcggcgaagaagaagatgccgATCGTAGCTGAGTACGCGAAGTCGAACCGATCCTCGTGCAAGGCATGCTCGAAGGCCATCGCCTCGAAAACCCTAAGGGTAGGGTTGATTAGCAAGGGACCTGGTGGTTTCGACATGACCAGGTGGCACCATCTGGATTGTTTCCCCACCGATTCAGTGCCGATTGCTTCCGTCGACGATGTCAAAGGCTTATCCGCTTTAGAG AAAGAGGATCAGGATGCTTTGGCGAATCTGGTGGAACAGTGTGGTGGGCCTGCTCAAGAA GTTGatgagaagaaggaagaagaagaggttaaACATCCTGGATCAGATGAGATCAGTGGGGAGAAGAAGATTAAGGAGGCGAAAAGTTCTTCTGCTTCTGCAAACGTTTTTGCTGAGTATGCTAAATCAAGCAGGTCTTCGTGCAAGAAGTGCTCTCAGACGATTGCTGCAAAAGAAATGAGGTTAGGGATGGCGACCAGAGACTCTCGGGGATTTGATAGGACAAAATGGCATCACATGAGCTGTTTCTCCTTTGAATCAGTTCCGATTGATTCTGTAGAGGACATTGGTGGATTTTCATCACTTCAG AGCGATGACCAGGATGCACTAAAGGAGTTGGTGCTACAATGCGGGAAGAAGACCTCTGTAGAT ATGGAAGAAGATAACGATGAATCTGTAGCTGATAAAGGACTAACGGAGGagacaaacaaaagaaaacattctCAG GTTGACGAGGAGGAAGAGACTAAAAAGCCCGGATCAGATGAATTAAGTGGGCAGAAAATTAAGGAGAAGAAAGGTTCTTCTGCATCTTCAAAAGTTGTTGCTGAATACGCGAAATCAAGCAGATCATCATGCAAGAAGTGCTCTCAGCCGATTGCGGCAAAGGAACTGAGATTGGGGATCGTTACCAGAGACTCTCGGGGTTTTGATATGACAAAGTGGCATCACATGAGCTGTTTTCCCGTTGAATCAGATCCAGTTGATTCTGTAGATCACATTGGTGGATTTTCATCACTGCAG AATGGTGATCAAGATGCATTAAAGGAACTGATCCAAAAATGCGTGAACAAGACCTTG AAGATGGACGAAGATAAGGAGGAGACTGGAACTGATTACCACCAAACGGAGGAGacgaacaaaagaaaacattctCAG GTTGGGGAGATGGTGGTTGAAGATGAAGTGCAAACCAATGCGAACCCACCGAGTACTAGAAAACCTAAG ATGGATACCAGTGAGTCAACTTCTCAGGTTGTAGCTGAAGCAGAAATCTGTCTTTCAGCTTCTGATGTGAAGGAAAAGTACAGG GATGCCAGTCTATCACCCAAGTGGAAAGCATTTGAGACTGTAATATTCCTTGAGCGG GATGATGGTCTTAATGATTCAGAGAAGATAGCTGCATTTGATTTTGATGGATGCCTTGCAAACACATCTGTGAAAAA AGTAGGTGCAGATGCATGGTCACTTATGTATCCTTCTATTCCCAAGAAACTGCAAAGTCTTTATAGTGAAGGCTATAAGCTG GTGATTTTCACAAATGAGTCCAACATTGACCGGTGGAAAAACAAAAGACAAGCTGCTGTGGACTCAAAAATTGGACGCCTCAACGGTTTTATCAAACGCGTGGAGGTTCCCATCCAG GTGTTTATAGCCTGCGGAGTCGCAAGTTCTGGTGGTAAAGATGACCTTTACCGAAAACCAAAGCCTGGAATGTGGCAACTCATGAAGAAGCATTTTAACTCTGGAATTGAAATTGATATGGATAA TTCGTTCTATGTTGGGGATGCAGCCGGAAGAAAAGGTGATCACAGCGATGCAGACATAAAATTTGCGCAG GCGAATGGATTGAAGTTTTTTACTCCGGAGGAGTACTTTATCGATTGA